One genomic window of Thalassolituus hydrocarboniclasticus includes the following:
- a CDS encoding DMT family transporter translates to MSSTSESVSTDDQHHAQLLRADLILLGVTLLAAVSWMFSKEALNEFPPLLFMACRFSAAGLLLAIPGRRALAALQAHEWRASALVGLFFGAAMSFWIMGLFNAHTLGEGAFITSLAVVLVPFISWLLFRERPAKSIWIALPLAIGGLALLSLRHGFTPDPGQLFFFAAALLLSLTFILNGRAAARISALALSAIQLVLVGVVSFTLSAMFEDWPDTFTPTMWLWLILSVTVGTAARFLLQTYAQGLASPSHAAVIMVLEPVWTAIIAAFWFTERMETAQILGCTLILLALLANRWSAISRWLKR, encoded by the coding sequence GTGTCTTCTACTTCCGAATCCGTATCCACAGACGATCAGCATCACGCCCAGCTGTTGCGCGCCGACCTGATTCTGCTTGGCGTTACCCTGCTGGCTGCTGTCAGCTGGATGTTTTCCAAAGAGGCGTTAAACGAATTTCCGCCGTTGCTGTTTATGGCCTGCCGCTTTAGCGCCGCCGGTCTGCTGCTGGCGATTCCCGGCCGCCGTGCGCTGGCCGCCTTACAGGCCCACGAATGGCGCGCTTCGGCCCTGGTCGGCCTGTTTTTCGGTGCCGCCATGAGCTTCTGGATCATGGGGCTGTTTAATGCTCACACCCTCGGCGAAGGCGCCTTTATTACCAGTCTGGCGGTGGTGCTGGTGCCTTTTATCAGCTGGCTGCTGTTCCGCGAGCGGCCGGCGAAAAGCATCTGGATTGCCCTGCCGCTGGCCATCGGCGGGCTGGCGCTGCTGTCGTTACGTCATGGTTTTACCCCTGACCCCGGCCAGCTGTTTTTCTTTGCCGCCGCCCTGCTTTTGTCACTCACCTTTATTCTCAACGGCCGTGCCGCGGCGCGTATTTCGGCACTGGCCCTGAGCGCTATCCAGCTGGTGCTGGTCGGCGTTGTGTCTTTTACCCTGTCGGCCATGTTTGAAGACTGGCCCGATACTTTTACCCCAACCATGTGGCTGTGGCTGATTCTGAGCGTGACCGTCGGCACCGCCGCACGCTTTCTGCTGCAGACCTATGCTCAGGGTCTGGCGTCACCCAGCCATGCTGCAGTGATTATGGTGCTGGAGCCGGTCTGGACCGCCATCATCGCCGCCTTCTGGTTTACCGAACGGATGGAAACAGCGCAGATTCTCGGCTGTACCCTGATTCTGCTGGCACTGCTGGCTAACCGCTGGAGTGCCATCAGCCGCTGGCTGAAGCGCTGA
- a CDS encoding nitroreductase family protein — protein sequence MNVFDALSQRTSVNYFDTERAISTAEVLELLDYAQHAPTAFNIQHTRYLVVTDQAAKETLKDIAYGQQKVADAPVVILVLADEQGHERMPDIAQRGVDAGIYNEGVRDYFVSAVNGAYGDNKAAAHDEALRSASMATMNLMTAAAGKGMATGPMIGFDTAKAKEVFNIAERYSVAMMVTLGYAKDGNWPRKPRLAASEVTVLDGRPGKLHDLSN from the coding sequence ATGAACGTATTTGATGCCCTGAGCCAGCGTACTTCTGTGAACTACTTTGATACCGAACGTGCCATCAGCACGGCGGAAGTACTGGAGCTGCTGGATTACGCCCAGCATGCGCCAACGGCCTTTAACATTCAGCATACCCGCTATCTGGTGGTCACCGATCAGGCGGCGAAAGAAACCTTAAAAGACATCGCCTACGGTCAGCAGAAAGTGGCCGATGCGCCGGTGGTTATTCTGGTGCTGGCTGACGAACAGGGCCATGAGCGTATGCCGGATATCGCCCAGCGTGGTGTCGATGCCGGTATCTACAACGAAGGCGTGCGCGACTATTTTGTCAGCGCGGTAAACGGTGCCTACGGCGATAACAAAGCCGCAGCCCACGATGAAGCACTGCGCTCAGCCAGCATGGCGACCATGAACCTGATGACGGCCGCGGCCGGTAAGGGCATGGCCACCGGGCCGATGATCGGCTTCGATACCGCGAAAGCGAAAGAAGTGTTCAACATTGCTGAGCGCTACAGCGTTGCCATGATGGTGACTCTGGGTTACGCCAAAGACGGTAACTGGCCACGTAAGCCGCGTCTGGCAGCGAGCGAAGTGACGGTGCTGGATGGCCGTCCGGGTAAGCTGCACGATCTGAGTAATTAA
- a CDS encoding sulfite exporter TauE/SafE family protein, with protein sequence MDLTFVAIAVLGVLLTGIAKSGFGGGIGVVAVPMMAPFIGGEQAIGILLPILLLMDIMTLRVYRRYLSFALVKPLLPGILLGITAGTLLLGVVSERGVQALIGLIGFWVLAQKRWPWLAGRRMAAAGQEQPAQASALQGGLLGSIAGLGSTLAHAGAAPLQAYFLLGKLNKESFLAQITLAIGLMNAIKLLPYGMLGLLNFDIGWLTVILVPVAFAGVYLGRWLSKRMDGDVFFKVMMWLLAGNSAWLLGQAVIG encoded by the coding sequence GTGGATCTGACCTTTGTTGCGATTGCCGTGCTCGGCGTGTTGTTAACCGGCATTGCCAAATCCGGTTTTGGTGGTGGTATCGGTGTGGTGGCAGTGCCGATGATGGCGCCTTTTATCGGCGGTGAGCAGGCCATCGGTATTCTGCTGCCGATTCTGCTGCTGATGGACATTATGACCCTGCGCGTCTACCGCCGTTACCTGTCGTTCGCGCTGGTGAAGCCCCTGTTGCCCGGTATTCTGCTGGGCATCACGGCGGGCACCTTATTACTGGGCGTGGTCAGCGAACGTGGCGTACAGGCGCTGATTGGTCTGATCGGTTTCTGGGTGCTGGCGCAGAAGCGCTGGCCCTGGCTGGCCGGCCGGCGCATGGCGGCTGCCGGACAAGAGCAACCGGCGCAGGCGTCGGCGTTGCAGGGTGGTTTACTGGGCAGCATCGCCGGTTTGGGCAGTACTCTTGCTCATGCCGGTGCGGCACCGCTGCAGGCGTATTTTTTACTGGGTAAGCTCAATAAGGAATCGTTTCTGGCGCAGATAACCCTCGCGATCGGTCTGATGAATGCGATCAAATTATTGCCATACGGCATGCTGGGGCTGCTGAATTTTGATATCGGCTGGTTAACCGTGATTCTGGTGCCGGTGGCTTTTGCCGGTGTTTATCTTGGTCGCTGGTTAAGCAAACGCATGGATGGCGATGTGTTTTTTAAAGTGATGATGTGGCTGCTGGCGGGTAACTCTGCCTGGCTGCTGGGACAGGCCGTTATTGGCTGA
- a CDS encoding pirin family protein → MLILRAASERGRANFGWLNSSHTFSFGQYYDPQHMGVSALRVINDDRVAPGAGFDTHGHRNMEIISYVLDGTIAHRDSMGNVEHLPAGEFQLMSAGSGVMHSEFNPATDQSLHFLQIWIQPNEQNTEPGYQQKRFPRQRAIQPVITPDGRDGTLSIRQDAQLLHVRLTAESAEQILNPVRRYYVHAINGPLQLQAGDDTLILHAGDGVSISHEQALTFSADSQAEALLFDLP, encoded by the coding sequence ATGTTAATCTTACGCGCAGCCAGCGAACGTGGCCGGGCCAATTTTGGCTGGCTCAACAGCTCGCATACGTTTTCTTTTGGCCAGTATTACGACCCTCAGCATATGGGGGTGTCTGCTTTACGGGTTATCAACGACGACCGGGTTGCCCCGGGCGCAGGCTTCGATACCCACGGCCACCGCAATATGGAAATCATCAGCTATGTGCTGGACGGCACCATTGCTCACCGTGACTCGATGGGCAACGTTGAGCATTTGCCGGCCGGTGAGTTTCAGCTGATGTCGGCCGGCAGCGGTGTGATGCACAGCGAATTTAATCCGGCGACAGACCAGTCGCTGCATTTTCTGCAGATCTGGATTCAGCCCAATGAGCAGAATACCGAGCCGGGTTATCAGCAGAAGCGCTTTCCCCGCCAGCGGGCCATTCAGCCGGTGATTACGCCGGACGGACGCGACGGCACGCTCAGTATCCGCCAGGACGCGCAGCTGCTGCACGTGCGCCTGACTGCAGAAAGCGCAGAGCAGATACTGAACCCGGTGCGCCGCTATTATGTGCATGCCATTAACGGCCCGCTGCAACTGCAGGCCGGCGATGACACGCTGATATTACATGCCGGTGACGGCGTGAGTATCAGCCATGAACAGGCGCTGACCTTCAGCGCTGACAGCCAGGCGGAGGCCTTGTTGTTCGATTTACCTTAA